A genomic segment from Candidatus Korarchaeum cryptofilum OPF8 encodes:
- a CDS encoding NAD(P)-dependent malic enzyme, which produces MVERKPTVEELLKKAERPSKLAVPYHQFYEGKVQVMPKCAIRTLDDFSIWYTPGVAAACKEIKADPDKSFFLTNRWNYVAVVSDGTRVLGLGNIGPEAGLPVMEGKALLFKYLGGVDAFPLVVRAHDPDDMIKLLEWVEPNFGGVNLEDIEKPKCYYVLEEARKRLQIPVWHDDQQGTATVTYAGLVNAFKLVGKKMKDSKIVLYGAGAANVRTAIVLITAGVPPGNIVMIDTVGPLYRDRPDIEEMKKEDRWKYDLAMKTNKENNKTIEEAFKGADAVVGASKPGPGVIKQEWIKLMNKDPIVFACANPIPEIWPWEAKEAGAKIVATGRSDFPNQVNNSLAFPAIFRGVLDVRAKTVTDEMCIAAGDALAKFAEEKGLREDYILPTMDDWEVYPIEAVAAAEQSIKQGVARRILSREELYERAVNIIRNARESARFLMEKGLISSPPPEEDVLRSYGP; this is translated from the coding sequence AGCTCCTCAAGAAGGCCGAGAGGCCATCCAAACTGGCCGTCCCCTATCATCAGTTTTATGAGGGGAAGGTCCAGGTGATGCCGAAATGCGCTATAAGGACCTTAGATGACTTCTCCATCTGGTACACTCCTGGAGTTGCAGCTGCTTGCAAGGAGATAAAAGCCGATCCAGATAAGTCTTTCTTCCTCACGAATAGGTGGAATTATGTAGCAGTAGTGAGCGATGGGACTAGGGTCTTAGGGCTCGGTAATATAGGGCCTGAGGCAGGCTTGCCTGTCATGGAGGGGAAGGCTCTCCTCTTCAAATACCTCGGCGGGGTTGATGCTTTTCCCCTAGTGGTTAGAGCTCATGATCCGGATGATATGATAAAGCTCCTGGAGTGGGTGGAGCCCAACTTCGGAGGAGTGAATCTCGAGGATATAGAGAAGCCGAAGTGCTATTACGTCCTGGAGGAAGCGAGGAAGAGGCTCCAGATACCGGTATGGCATGATGATCAGCAGGGAACTGCTACTGTAACATATGCCGGGCTGGTCAATGCCTTTAAGCTCGTTGGGAAGAAGATGAAGGACTCTAAGATAGTCCTGTATGGAGCTGGCGCCGCTAACGTGAGGACTGCTATCGTCCTCATAACTGCAGGAGTGCCCCCCGGGAACATAGTGATGATAGATACAGTTGGTCCCCTCTACAGGGACAGGCCCGATATCGAGGAAATGAAGAAGGAGGATAGATGGAAGTACGATCTAGCGATGAAGACCAACAAAGAGAACAATAAGACGATAGAGGAAGCTTTTAAGGGAGCTGATGCTGTAGTAGGGGCTAGCAAACCAGGGCCCGGTGTTATAAAGCAGGAATGGATAAAGCTGATGAACAAGGATCCAATAGTATTCGCATGCGCAAATCCGATACCGGAGATATGGCCATGGGAAGCTAAGGAGGCGGGAGCGAAGATAGTGGCAACTGGAAGGAGCGACTTCCCCAACCAGGTGAACAACAGTCTCGCTTTCCCGGCTATCTTCAGGGGAGTTCTGGATGTTAGAGCCAAGACTGTGACTGATGAGATGTGCATAGCCGCTGGAGATGCTCTAGCTAAGTTCGCGGAGGAGAAAGGATTGCGTGAGGATTACATACTCCCGACTATGGATGATTGGGAGGTCTATCCCATCGAAGCTGTGGCTGCAGCTGAACAATCGATTAAGCAGGGAGTCGCCAGGAGGATACTCAGCAGGGAGGAGCTCTATGAGAGGGCTGTCAACATAATAAGGAACGCTAGGGAGTCAGCGAGATTCTTGATGGAGAAGGGCCTCATATCCTCACCTCCGCCTGAGGAAGATGTCCTGAGGAGCTACGGTCCTTAA